One stretch of Chryseobacterium sp. LJ668 DNA includes these proteins:
- a CDS encoding histidine kinase, protein MDGNYYMIHDYLIFVGVFAIFILVTVSIYLFSRNQSFRKKNAKLSETNKLIEQRLNEVQLEHIGTKLNPHLFKNILNSVQSHAYQTYMSLDKLANVLDYILYESNNKFVSPKEEFSFALSLIEINKIKINPLFDFRIKSKIDKTDPIYEEKVFAPLISVDLIENAFKHTDFLAQDSFIAIHLELENRIFTMKVTNKASLKNVLEKEKSGFGSQSLDQRLKMIYNNFYDLNRSSKNGIFTAELKINLGEFYDKVRYIR, encoded by the coding sequence ATGGACGGCAATTACTACATGATTCACGATTATCTGATTTTCGTTGGAGTTTTTGCTATCTTTATTTTAGTCACTGTAAGTATTTATTTATTCAGCCGAAATCAAAGCTTCAGAAAAAAAAATGCTAAACTTTCAGAAACCAACAAACTGATCGAACAGCGATTAAACGAAGTTCAGCTGGAACATATCGGCACCAAACTGAATCCTCATCTTTTTAAAAATATTCTGAATTCTGTACAATCACACGCCTATCAAACCTACATGTCGCTGGATAAGCTGGCTAATGTGCTTGATTATATTCTTTACGAAAGCAACAACAAATTTGTAAGCCCAAAAGAAGAATTCAGCTTTGCATTAAGCCTTATTGAAATCAATAAAATTAAAATCAACCCGCTTTTTGATTTCAGAATTAAATCTAAAATAGACAAGACAGATCCCATTTACGAAGAAAAAGTTTTTGCTCCGTTGATTTCTGTTGATTTGATAGAAAATGCCTTCAAACACACAGATTTTCTGGCCCAAGATTCTTTTATTGCTATTCATCTCGAGTTAGAAAACAGAATTTTTACAATGAAGGTCACCAATAAAGCATCATTAAAAAATGTTCTGGAAAAAGAAAAAAGCGGTTTTGGTAGCCAGTCTCTGGATCAACGCTTAAAAATGATCTATAACAATTTTTACGATCTCAACAGAAGTTCAAAAAACGGTATCTTCACAGCAGAATTAAAAATAAATTTAGGTGAGTTCTACGATAAAGTGCGTTATATTAGATGA
- the dnaG gene encoding DNA primase, which translates to MISKQTIDKIFSTIRVEEIVGEYVQLKRAGSNFKGLSPFHDEKSPSFVVSPSKQIWKDFSTGKGGTAISFLMEIENFTYPEALRHAAKKYGIEIEEDQREFSEEAKNAQSERDILYKIHEIANEYFQNILWENEEGRSIGLSYFRERELKDEIIKKFQLGYSPEKKNAFTEFALDKGYSKEILEKSGLSIFPENSPAGIDRFRERVMFPIHSFSGRVLGFGARILKNNIKTAKYLNSPETEIYHKSNVLYGLNQGKQAISRKNICLLVEGYMDVISLHLSGIENVVASSGTSLTTEQIKLIKRLTENVTILFDGDNAGIKASFRSIDMLLTEGMNIRVLLFPEGDDPDSFARKHQEEYVEKFIEDEAMDFIDFKAEILLKEAGNDPIKKAEAIRNIVKSVGFVQNALKREVYLKEVSNKFGLSEQSLFNELDIQKQLIQNQTPRSQPKENIQPKLEIVPNTVEQIDPILFDLLKQENSLINLMLNFGDVVLHRENDTNEKYDITVIEEILDHFEAENYEFQLELNKIITDSIKEGIQNEELRKGNFFVTFMDENITSKVVDAIMPLNDLENWASRNIFPPNYGDKISSQVEGDILIHKFRYIDYLIKKVSEDLQNHSSDETRYFDSLKKITLLKQASMQLSEILGYSPIKGIYVKR; encoded by the coding sequence ATGATTTCCAAGCAGACGATCGATAAAATATTTTCCACAATCCGGGTAGAAGAGATTGTGGGCGAATATGTGCAGTTGAAAAGAGCGGGATCCAACTTTAAGGGGCTTAGCCCGTTTCATGATGAAAAGTCGCCGAGTTTTGTGGTGTCTCCAAGCAAGCAGATCTGGAAAGATTTTTCGACAGGAAAAGGGGGAACTGCCATTTCTTTTTTAATGGAAATCGAAAATTTCACATATCCTGAAGCACTTCGCCACGCCGCAAAAAAATACGGAATTGAAATTGAAGAAGATCAACGCGAGTTTTCTGAAGAAGCAAAAAATGCACAGTCTGAAAGAGATATTCTTTATAAAATCCATGAAATTGCGAACGAATACTTTCAAAATATTTTATGGGAAAATGAAGAAGGCAGATCGATTGGTTTGTCGTACTTCCGGGAGCGTGAGCTGAAGGATGAGATCATTAAAAAGTTTCAGCTGGGATATTCTCCTGAAAAGAAAAATGCTTTTACGGAATTTGCTTTAGATAAAGGATATTCTAAAGAGATTTTAGAGAAATCAGGACTTTCGATTTTTCCTGAAAATTCGCCGGCCGGAATTGACCGTTTTCGCGAAAGAGTAATGTTCCCGATCCACAGTTTTTCAGGAAGAGTATTAGGTTTTGGGGCCAGAATTCTTAAAAATAATATCAAAACTGCCAAATATCTCAACTCCCCCGAAACGGAAATTTATCACAAATCAAATGTTCTCTATGGTTTAAACCAGGGAAAGCAGGCGATTTCGAGAAAAAATATCTGTCTTTTGGTGGAAGGGTATATGGATGTGATATCGCTTCATCTTTCAGGAATTGAAAACGTAGTGGCAAGTTCCGGAACTTCTCTTACGACCGAACAGATTAAGTTAATTAAAAGACTTACCGAAAATGTAACCATTCTTTTTGACGGGGATAATGCCGGAATCAAAGCGAGTTTCCGAAGCATTGATATGCTGCTGACAGAAGGTATGAATATCCGTGTTCTGCTTTTCCCTGAAGGTGATGACCCCGATTCTTTTGCAAGAAAACATCAGGAGGAATACGTTGAAAAATTCATCGAAGATGAAGCAATGGATTTCATCGATTTTAAAGCTGAAATTCTTCTAAAGGAAGCTGGAAACGACCCCATCAAAAAAGCAGAAGCAATTCGAAATATCGTAAAATCTGTGGGTTTTGTGCAGAATGCGCTGAAAAGAGAAGTTTATTTAAAGGAAGTTTCCAATAAATTCGGGCTTTCTGAACAGAGTTTGTTTAATGAATTGGATATTCAGAAGCAACTCATTCAAAATCAGACGCCAAGAAGTCAGCCTAAAGAAAATATTCAGCCAAAGCTTGAAATTGTTCCTAATACTGTCGAACAGATTGATCCTATTTTATTTGATCTTTTAAAACAGGAAAATAGTTTAATAAATTTAATGCTGAATTTTGGCGATGTTGTATTGCATAGAGAAAACGATACCAATGAAAAGTACGACATTACCGTCATTGAAGAAATCCTTGATCATTTTGAAGCAGAAAATTATGAATTTCAGCTTGAATTGAATAAGATCATCACCGACAGCATCAAAGAAGGTATTCAAAATGAAGAACTGAGAAAAGGCAACTTTTTTGTGACATTTATGGATGAAAATATAACTTCAAAAGTCGTTGACGCCATTATGCCTTTAAATGATCTTGAAAACTGGGCCTCCAGGAATATTTTTCCACCAAATTACGGTGATAAAATCAGCAGTCAGGTAGAAGGTGATATTTTGATACATAAATTCAGATATATCGACTATTTGATTAAAAAAGTAAGCGAAGATTTACAAAATCACAGCAGTGATGAAACCAGATATTTTGATTCACTCAAAAAAATAACATTGCTAAAACAGGCATCGATGCAGTTGTCAGAGATTTTAGGATATTCTCCGATAAAAGGAATTTATGTGAAAAGGTAG
- a CDS encoding alanine dehydrogenase: protein MSSTNIFTPFSEEELMPKEEKLEIVKKGKQFSIGIPKETCLNERRTCITPDAVQVLVQHGHEIIVESGAGQGSFFTDLQYSESGAIITKDPKEAFSQDLILKVNPPTEEELDYFKPNTYLVSALQINLRDKEYFIKLAEKKINAIAFEFIVDEYKQLALVRLIGEIAGTVSILYASELLALSNGLMLGGITGVRPTEVVILGAGIVGEFATKAAIGLGASVKVFDNSLSKLRRLHTLVDSRVPTSIIDPKELSKSLRRADVVIGALPRSNMQPIVTEEMVCKMKKGSVIIDIAIDNGKVIETSELTTMDDPYIIKHGVIHCGLPNLTSKMPRTTTKAISNFFLSYILNYDVEGGFENMLIRKNEMKQSLYMYKGRHTKKVICDRFGLTYHDINLLIF, encoded by the coding sequence ATGAGTAGTACAAATATTTTTACTCCTTTTTCCGAGGAAGAATTGATGCCAAAGGAGGAAAAGTTAGAAATTGTTAAAAAAGGAAAGCAATTCAGCATAGGAATCCCAAAGGAGACCTGTCTCAACGAAAGACGTACTTGTATAACACCAGACGCAGTGCAGGTTCTCGTACAACATGGTCATGAAATTATTGTAGAATCAGGAGCTGGTCAAGGTTCTTTTTTTACTGATCTCCAATATTCAGAATCGGGAGCGATCATCACCAAAGATCCCAAAGAAGCATTCAGTCAGGATTTAATTTTAAAAGTCAATCCGCCAACAGAAGAAGAACTGGATTATTTTAAACCGAATACGTATTTAGTTTCGGCACTGCAGATTAATCTAAGAGATAAAGAATATTTTATCAAACTCGCAGAGAAAAAAATCAATGCCATTGCCTTTGAATTTATTGTAGATGAGTACAAACAATTGGCGTTAGTACGCTTGATCGGTGAAATTGCCGGTACGGTTTCCATTTTATATGCATCAGAATTACTAGCCTTATCCAATGGTTTAATGCTTGGCGGAATCACCGGAGTACGGCCGACAGAAGTTGTGATTTTAGGAGCTGGAATTGTTGGCGAATTTGCTACAAAAGCTGCCATCGGTTTAGGAGCGAGCGTAAAAGTTTTTGATAATTCACTTTCAAAACTGAGAAGACTGCACACGTTGGTTGACAGCAGAGTTCCTACTTCAATTATCGATCCCAAAGAATTAAGCAAAAGCCTGAGACGTGCCGATGTTGTGATTGGCGCGCTTCCGAGATCAAATATGCAGCCAATCGTTACCGAAGAAATGGTCTGCAAAATGAAAAAAGGCAGCGTGATCATCGATATCGCCATAGATAATGGTAAAGTGATCGAGACTTCAGAGTTAACGACAATGGATGATCCTTATATTATTAAACATGGTGTTATTCACTGCGGACTTCCGAATCTGACCTCAAAAATGCCAAGAACAACCACGAAAGCAATTTCAAACTTTTTCTTATCTTATATTTTAAACTACGATGTTGAAGGCGGTTTCGAAAATATGCTGATCCGTAAAAACGAAATGAAGCAAAGTCTGTACATGTACAAAGGCAGACATACCAAAAAGGTGATCTGTGACCGTTTCGGATTAACTTATCATGACATTAATCTTTTAATTTTCTAA
- the clpP gene encoding ATP-dependent Clp endopeptidase proteolytic subunit ClpP, with protein sequence MDIKKEFRDFSVKHLGNSGLATDQYMGMYGPTNLTPYIMEERRLNVAQMDVFSRLMMDRIIFLGTGIDDQVANIVTAQLLFLESSDSAKDIQIYINSPGGSVYAGLGIYDTMQIIKPDVATICTGIAASMGAVLLVAGEKGKRSALKHSRVMIHQPSGGAQGVASDMEINLREMLKLKKELYDIISEHSGQTYEWVEKASDRDYWMTSTEAKDFGMVDEVLQRAKKEK encoded by the coding sequence ATGGACATTAAAAAAGAATTCAGAGATTTCTCTGTAAAGCACTTAGGAAACAGCGGTTTGGCAACCGATCAGTATATGGGAATGTATGGGCCAACAAACCTTACACCTTATATCATGGAAGAAAGAAGATTAAACGTTGCGCAAATGGACGTTTTCTCTCGTCTGATGATGGATAGAATCATCTTCCTGGGAACAGGAATTGATGATCAGGTAGCGAATATTGTAACTGCTCAGTTATTATTTTTAGAAAGTTCTGATTCTGCCAAAGATATTCAGATCTATATCAATTCTCCCGGTGGAAGCGTTTATGCAGGATTGGGAATTTATGACACCATGCAGATCATTAAGCCGGATGTTGCAACAATCTGTACAGGTATTGCCGCTTCAATGGGAGCAGTTTTATTGGTTGCAGGTGAAAAAGGTAAGCGCTCTGCGCTAAAGCACTCTCGAGTTATGATTCATCAGCCTTCAGGCGGTGCACAAGGTGTGGCTTCTGATATGGAAATCAACTTAAGAGAGATGCTGAAACTGAAAAAAGAGCTGTATGACATTATTTCTGAACATTCCGGACAAACTTACGAGTGGGTAGAAAAAGCGTCTGACAGAGATTACTGGATGACTTCAACCGAAGCGAAAGATTTTGGAATGGTTGATGAGGTTCTCCAGAGAGCTAAAAAAGAGAAATAA
- a CDS encoding LytR/AlgR family response regulator transcription factor: protein MSSTIKCVILDDEILAISYLKLLCEQIENVEVIKAFNDPKIFLSEIDHLDCNVCILDIEMPGINGLQVAELISDSKKIIFTTAYKEYAAEAFDLNVVDYVRKPIKKERLIQAFEKVKQINANSVKRDFIEWNTNIGKTLIFTEQIAYIKTSEIDSRDKEVTLKDHSAIVLKNLNFKSLLEMLPSKDFAQVNKKEIIAISAIKVLSTQEIITNIALDQQHFLKMQIGETYKNTLMEAFANK, encoded by the coding sequence GTGAGTTCTACGATAAAGTGCGTTATATTAGATGATGAAATTTTAGCCATCAGCTATCTGAAACTTCTGTGCGAGCAAATAGAAAACGTAGAAGTGATAAAGGCTTTTAATGATCCTAAAATTTTCCTGAGCGAAATTGATCATCTCGACTGCAACGTCTGCATTTTAGATATTGAAATGCCGGGAATAAACGGTCTTCAGGTAGCAGAATTGATTTCAGATTCAAAGAAAATCATCTTTACAACAGCTTATAAAGAATATGCTGCAGAGGCTTTTGACCTGAATGTAGTCGATTACGTACGGAAGCCTATTAAAAAGGAAAGATTGATTCAGGCATTTGAAAAAGTGAAGCAGATCAACGCCAATTCTGTGAAGAGAGATTTTATAGAATGGAATACCAATATCGGCAAGACCTTGATTTTCACAGAGCAGATTGCTTACATCAAAACTTCTGAAATAGACAGCCGCGATAAAGAAGTCACCCTTAAGGATCATTCTGCCATTGTACTGAAAAATCTTAATTTCAAGTCACTTCTAGAGATGCTGCCTTCTAAAGATTTTGCCCAGGTTAATAAAAAGGAAATCATTGCGATTTCTGCAATAAAAGTTTTATCAACACAAGAGATTATTACAAATATTGCTTTAGATCAACAGCATTTTTTAAAAATGCAGATCGGTGAAACATATAAAAATACTTTAATGGAAGCGTTTGCCAATAAGTGA
- a CDS encoding cation:proton antiporter — MAKYRNIIFYIVTIAVFSCLMYWFMIQGQTLEAGEDIIVKTNSGSTWDNFADSFQTNLHHPLALLLAQIVTIILAARLLGWICIKIKQPSVIGEMIAGIILGPSLLGMYFPEFSAFLFPKESLGNLQFLSQIGLILFMYIVGMELDLSVLRKKAHDAVVISHASIIIPFALGIGLSYFIYQEFAPDGVQFTSFALFIAIAMSITAFPVLARIVQERNLQKTKLGTIVITCAAADDITAWCILAAVIAIVKAGSFASSIYVILMAIGYVFLMIKIVRPFLKRIGDLQAEKNTINKPMVAIFFLTLILSAYATEVIGIHALFGAFMAGAIMPENAKFRSLFIDKIEDVALVLLLPLFFVFTGLRTQIGLLNEGHLWVTAGAIILVAVVGKFAGSALTAKFLGINWKESLTIGALMNTRGLMELIVLNIGYDLGVLSPEIFAMMVIMALFTTFMTGPALDFINYMFKSKKDPDEINDENDSKYRVLLSFDNPESGSTLLRLANNFTHKMNGNKSITAMNIAPVDEMHTYEIDEYENEQFKSVIETSNDLHVEVTTFFKASTDIESDLTSISNKGNYDLLLIMLGKSMYEGSLLGRLLGFTTKIINPEKLLNTVKGKSYIFNNSPFDDFTLQILDKTNIPVGVLVEKQFTSAEKVFVPIFNLSDFYLLEYAKRLINNNNSQIIILDVAGQIRSNIEVKELIRSIEQVAPNHITLYNEKKIEKEFLNGQDLMLISKKSWRGLIDSKSLWLSDIPSTLIISNP; from the coding sequence TTGGCAAAGTACAGAAATATTATCTTTTATATTGTCACCATCGCAGTTTTCTCATGCCTGATGTATTGGTTTATGATACAGGGACAGACACTTGAAGCTGGTGAAGATATCATTGTGAAAACAAATAGCGGCTCTACGTGGGATAATTTTGCAGATTCATTTCAGACTAACCTTCATCATCCTCTAGCATTATTATTAGCCCAGATTGTCACCATTATTCTTGCAGCAAGACTCTTAGGCTGGATATGTATCAAAATAAAACAACCAAGCGTTATCGGTGAGATGATTGCCGGGATTATTCTCGGGCCTTCACTTTTAGGGATGTATTTTCCAGAATTTTCTGCATTTCTTTTTCCTAAAGAATCATTGGGAAATCTCCAGTTTTTAAGCCAGATCGGATTAATCCTTTTCATGTATATCGTAGGAATGGAGCTTGATCTGAGTGTTTTAAGAAAGAAAGCACACGATGCAGTTGTCATCAGCCATGCAAGTATTATTATTCCCTTTGCTCTAGGTATCGGACTTTCCTATTTTATTTATCAGGAATTTGCTCCGGACGGCGTTCAGTTTACTTCATTCGCGTTATTTATTGCCATTGCAATGAGTATTACTGCATTTCCTGTTTTAGCAAGAATTGTTCAGGAAAGAAATCTACAGAAAACAAAATTAGGGACCATCGTGATCACTTGTGCAGCGGCCGATGATATTACGGCCTGGTGTATTTTGGCAGCAGTGATTGCCATCGTAAAAGCAGGATCTTTTGCCAGCTCGATCTACGTCATTTTGATGGCAATAGGGTATGTTTTTCTAATGATAAAAATCGTCAGACCCTTTTTAAAAAGAATCGGAGACCTGCAGGCAGAAAAAAATACCATCAATAAACCGATGGTTGCTATTTTCTTTCTGACTTTGATTTTATCAGCCTACGCAACAGAAGTAATTGGGATTCATGCCTTATTCGGGGCATTTATGGCCGGTGCAATTATGCCTGAAAATGCAAAGTTCAGATCATTATTTATTGATAAAATAGAAGATGTTGCTTTAGTTCTATTACTACCACTTTTCTTTGTATTTACCGGACTTAGAACACAAATCGGATTATTAAATGAGGGACACTTGTGGGTGACCGCAGGAGCAATTATATTGGTGGCTGTCGTTGGGAAATTTGCAGGAAGTGCTTTAACTGCCAAATTCCTCGGAATCAACTGGAAGGAAAGTCTGACAATCGGTGCATTGATGAATACCAGAGGTTTGATGGAACTAATTGTATTAAATATCGGATATGATCTGGGTGTTTTAAGCCCCGAAATCTTTGCAATGATGGTAATTATGGCATTATTTACCACATTCATGACGGGACCTGCGTTAGATTTTATCAATTACATGTTTAAATCTAAAAAAGATCCGGACGAGATCAACGATGAAAATGATTCTAAATACCGCGTTCTACTATCTTTTGATAATCCTGAATCCGGAAGTACGCTTCTGAGATTAGCCAATAATTTCACGCACAAAATGAATGGTAACAAAAGTATTACCGCGATGAATATTGCTCCTGTTGACGAGATGCATACCTACGAAATAGATGAGTATGAAAATGAGCAGTTTAAAAGCGTGATAGAAACATCAAATGACCTACACGTTGAAGTCACTACATTTTTCAAAGCGTCAACCGATATTGAAAGTGATCTTACCAGCATTTCAAATAAAGGAAATTACGATTTGCTGCTTATAATGCTCGGAAAATCAATGTATGAAGGCAGTTTATTAGGACGTCTTTTAGGGTTTACCACAAAAATAATAAACCCTGAAAAGTTGTTGAATACAGTAAAAGGGAAAAGTTATATATTTAACAATTCTCCATTTGACGATTTTACCCTTCAGATTTTAGATAAAACAAATATTCCGGTTGGGGTTTTGGTTGAAAAACAATTTACCTCAGCAGAAAAAGTGTTTGTACCGATCTTTAATCTAAGCGATTTTTATTTGCTTGAATATGCTAAAAGATTGATCAATAATAACAATTCTCAGATTATTATTTTGGACGTTGCCGGCCAAATCAGAAGCAACATCGAAGTAAAAGAACTTATTAGAAGTATTGAGCAAGTGGCACCTAATCACATTACATTATACAATGAAAAGAAAATCGAAAAAGAATTTCTGAACGGTCAGGACCTCATGCTGATCAGCAAAAAAAGCTGGCGTGGCTTGATAGATTCGAAAAGTCTTTGGCTTTCGGATATTCCTTCAACATTGATTATCAGCAATCCTTAA
- a CDS encoding tellurite resistance TerB family protein, translating into MQKSNKSIAGYHLLMILSSVDGEFAPEEGMLVQQYLADEFPFTIDLDNELETIALLQPNDWKSHFEFHGRCFFDDSTEEERLNFIQFAKTLIKADDVVSDEEHTFYTLLKNLWNIN; encoded by the coding sequence ATGCAAAAATCAAATAAATCCATCGCCGGTTATCACCTGTTAATGATTCTTTCATCTGTTGACGGAGAATTTGCTCCCGAAGAGGGAATGCTGGTCCAGCAATATCTTGCTGACGAATTTCCTTTTACAATCGATTTAGATAACGAGCTGGAAACCATTGCTTTGCTTCAGCCAAATGACTGGAAGAGCCATTTTGAATTTCATGGACGTTGTTTTTTCGATGATTCTACAGAAGAAGAACGCTTAAATTTCATACAGTTTGCAAAGACTTTGATCAAAGCCGACGATGTAGTGAGTGATGAAGAGCATACTTTTTACACCCTTTTGAAAAATCTTTGGAATATTAATTAA
- a CDS encoding prephenate dehydrogenase: MKISIIGVGLIGGSIALKLKEKKWADFIYGIDHSIDNLQDALALDIIDAKADLKYGINNSDLIIIAIPVDAARKILPKVLDLISDSQTVMDVGSTKSGIVESVKNHPKRSRFVAFHPMWGTENNGPKSATANSFSGRAGVICNSEVSAEDALNIVRNLAENLDMHLMYMDAEAHDIHTAYISHISHITSYALANTVLEKEKEEETIFQLASSGFSSTVRLAKSHPEMWVPIFKQNKENVLDVLNEHIFQLRKFKSALEKEDYEYLGELIENANKIRQILDNPRIL; the protein is encoded by the coding sequence ATGAAGATTAGTATAATTGGTGTAGGATTAATTGGAGGTTCCATCGCCTTAAAATTAAAAGAGAAAAAATGGGCCGATTTCATCTACGGAATTGATCATAGTATAGATAATTTACAAGATGCATTGGCTTTAGACATTATTGATGCGAAGGCAGATTTGAAATACGGAATAAACAATTCAGATTTAATTATTATTGCTATTCCTGTAGATGCGGCAAGAAAGATTTTACCGAAAGTTTTAGATTTAATTTCAGATTCACAAACCGTTATGGATGTAGGTTCTACAAAATCGGGAATTGTAGAATCAGTGAAAAACCATCCGAAAAGATCAAGATTTGTCGCCTTTCACCCTATGTGGGGAACAGAAAATAATGGTCCCAAATCCGCAACTGCCAATAGTTTTTCAGGAAGAGCGGGAGTAATTTGTAACTCTGAAGTTTCTGCTGAAGATGCATTAAATATAGTTCGAAATCTCGCTGAAAATCTGGATATGCATTTAATGTATATGGACGCCGAAGCCCACGATATACATACCGCTTACATTTCCCATATTTCACACATCACCTCTTACGCGCTTGCCAATACCGTTTTGGAGAAAGAAAAAGAAGAAGAAACAATTTTTCAATTGGCGAGTTCGGGTTTTTCAAGTACCGTACGTCTGGCCAAATCTCATCCCGAAATGTGGGTTCCTATTTTTAAGCAAAATAAAGAAAATGTACTGGATGTTTTGAATGAGCATATCTTTCAGCTCAGAAAATTTAAATCCGCTTTAGAAAAAGAAGACTATGAATATTTAGGAGAACTGATTGAAAATGCAAACAAAATAAGGCAAATCTTAGACAATCCTAGAATATTATGA
- the tsaE gene encoding tRNA (adenosine(37)-N6)-threonylcarbamoyltransferase complex ATPase subunit type 1 TsaE, giving the protein MQFNIKNIDDWQNVVEEIIPQLQNPILLLKGNLGAGKTTFTQFLLKNLGSADEVNSPTYSIVNEYNTPKGKVYHFDLYRLKNIEEVFDIGIEEYLDNAYLCIIEWPEVYEEELYGLKYHTMSIHNNGENREISFD; this is encoded by the coding sequence ATGCAATTTAATATAAAGAATATAGACGACTGGCAAAACGTTGTAGAAGAAATCATTCCGCAACTTCAAAATCCGATTTTATTATTAAAAGGAAATTTAGGTGCCGGGAAAACTACCTTTACGCAGTTTTTACTTAAAAATTTGGGAAGTGCAGATGAAGTCAATTCACCTACCTACTCTATTGTAAATGAATATAATACACCGAAAGGAAAAGTCTATCATTTTGACCTTTACCGTTTGAAAAATATAGAAGAAGTCTTTGATATTGGCATCGAAGAATACCTCGACAATGCTTACCTGTGTATCATCGAATGGCCGGAAGTTTATGAAGAAGAGCTGTACGGACTAAAATATCACACCATGAGCATTCACAATAACGGCGAAAACCGTGAAATCAGTTTCGACTAA
- the tpiA gene encoding triose-phosphate isomerase produces the protein MRRKIVAGNWKMNKNVIDAQQLMIQLLSYKNDNNTNCEVWIAPPSLYLMMAKDIFEKEEIGVFSQDMSEFESGAYTGELSADMLESIDVNGSLIGHSERRQYHGENDESCNKKVKLALDKGLIPIYCNGETLEQRKAGQHLDVVKTQTETALFTLSAEEIKKVVIAYEPVWAIGTGETASPEQAQEIHAHIRGLIAEKYGQEVADEVSILYGGSVKPDNAKEIFSQPDIDGGLIGGAALKLEDFSKIIEGFN, from the coding sequence ATGAGAAGAAAAATAGTTGCAGGAAACTGGAAAATGAACAAAAACGTCATTGATGCTCAACAATTGATGATTCAGTTACTAAGTTATAAAAATGATAACAATACCAACTGTGAAGTTTGGATCGCTCCACCATCTTTGTACTTAATGATGGCAAAAGACATCTTTGAAAAAGAAGAAATCGGAGTTTTTTCTCAGGATATGAGTGAATTCGAAAGTGGCGCTTACACAGGCGAGCTTTCTGCAGATATGCTGGAATCTATTGATGTGAACGGCTCTTTGATTGGTCATTCCGAAAGAAGACAATACCACGGTGAAAACGATGAAAGCTGCAACAAAAAGGTAAAACTGGCTTTAGATAAAGGCCTAATTCCTATATATTGTAATGGTGAAACACTTGAACAAAGAAAAGCCGGACAACATTTAGATGTAGTTAAAACTCAGACTGAAACTGCCCTTTTTACACTTTCAGCTGAAGAAATCAAAAAAGTAGTGATTGCTTACGAACCGGTTTGGGCAATCGGAACCGGTGAAACGGCAAGTCCGGAACAGGCGCAGGAAATTCACGCCCATATCAGAGGACTTATTGCTGAAAAATACGGACAGGAAGTTGCTGACGAAGTTTCTATCCTTTACGGCGGTTCTGTAAAACCTGACAATGCAAAAGAAATTTTCTCTCAGCCAGACATTGACGGTGGATTGATTGGCGGAGCTGCTTTGAAGCTTGAAGATTTTTCTAAGATTATTGAAGGTTTTAATTAA